A DNA window from Armatimonadota bacterium contains the following coding sequences:
- the mraZ gene encoding division/cell wall cluster transcriptional repressor MraZ: MLRGEYRYTLDDKGRVVLPPKFRRDLGDQVVVTRGFDGCLWVYPRREWDAVESLLRDLPPRRRDFQRFLLASAHEADVDRQGRIFLPEGLREYAGIDKEVVVVGLVKRLELWSEQRWKSRMDDLQRRAAEIAEEIDLSL, from the coding sequence ATGCTCAGGGGCGAGTACCGGTACACCCTGGATGACAAGGGGCGCGTGGTCCTTCCCCCCAAGTTCCGACGGGATCTGGGGGATCAGGTCGTCGTCACCCGGGGGTTCGACGGGTGCCTCTGGGTCTACCCCCGGCGCGAGTGGGACGCGGTCGAGAGCCTCCTGCGCGACCTCCCTCCGCGGCGCCGGGACTTCCAGCGCTTCCTCCTGGCCTCCGCGCACGAGGCGGACGTAGATCGGCAGGGGCGGATCTTCCTGCCGGAGGGGCTGCGGGAGTACGCCGGCATCGACAAGGAGGTCGTGGTGGTGGGGCTCGTCAAGCGGCTCGAGCTGTGGAGTGAGCAGCGCTGGAAGAGCCGCATGGACGACCTCCAGCGGCGCGCCGCTGAGATCGCCGAGGAGATCGACCTCAGCCTGTAA
- the rsmH gene encoding 16S rRNA (cytosine(1402)-N(4))-methyltransferase RsmH yields MDEHVPVLLDEVLALLRPRPGGVYVDATVGLGGHAEAILERIGPTGRLIGIDRDAEALALAQARLARFGEAVRLVHADFARFREVLRAEGVTAVDGVVMDLGVSSLQLSRPERGFSFQVEGPLDMRMDRSQRTTAADLVNRLQEDVLREILTTYGEERYARRIARAIVRARPLRTTTELARVVERAIPRHRWPRGIHPATRTFQALRIAVNRELETLEQALPDVVEGLGDGGRLCVITFHSLEDRIVKHTFLRLSRGYPSGPRSSARAGVAVPERPLVRLLTRRPIRPSAEEIRRNPRARSARLRAVERVASMVDEQG; encoded by the coding sequence ATGGACGAGCACGTCCCGGTCCTGCTGGACGAGGTGCTGGCCCTGCTGCGGCCGCGTCCGGGCGGCGTCTACGTCGACGCGACGGTCGGCCTCGGGGGCCACGCGGAGGCGATCCTGGAGCGCATCGGCCCGACCGGCCGATTGATCGGGATCGACCGCGACGCGGAGGCGCTGGCGCTGGCGCAGGCGCGCCTGGCCCGGTTTGGTGAGGCCGTGCGCCTGGTGCACGCCGACTTCGCCCGCTTCCGTGAGGTGCTGCGGGCGGAGGGCGTCACCGCCGTGGACGGGGTGGTGATGGACCTGGGGGTCTCGTCGCTGCAGCTCAGCCGCCCCGAGCGCGGGTTCTCCTTCCAGGTGGAGGGGCCGCTGGACATGCGGATGGATCGGTCGCAGCGCACCACGGCGGCCGACCTGGTGAACCGGTTGCAGGAGGACGTGTTGCGGGAGATCCTGACCACCTACGGGGAAGAGCGCTACGCGCGGCGCATCGCCCGGGCCATCGTGCGCGCCCGGCCGCTGCGGACGACGACGGAGCTCGCCAGGGTGGTCGAGCGGGCCATCCCGCGCCACCGGTGGCCGCGTGGCATCCACCCGGCGACCCGGACCTTTCAGGCGCTGCGCATCGCCGTGAACCGCGAGCTGGAAACGCTGGAGCAAGCCTTGCCGGACGTGGTGGAGGGCCTGGGGGACGGAGGGCGACTCTGCGTCATCACCTTCCACTCCCTGGAAGACCGCATCGTCAAACACACCTTCCTGCGCCTCTCCCGTGGGTACCCCTCCGGACCCCGGTCCTCCGCCCGTGCCGGTGTGGCCGTCCCTGAGCGTCCGCTGGTGCGCCTCCTCACCCGGCGCCCCATCCGGCCCTCGGCCGAAGAGATCCGACGCAACCCCCGCGCCCGGAGCGCCAGGCTGCGCGCCGTGGAGCGGGTCGCCAGCATGGTCGACGAGCAAGGTTAG
- a CDS encoding cell division protein FtsL, with protein MIALDRRPPSPPVVLPARRSRERPLPRRRVRRSPMAAAMVVAALAIAPALGYVWQRTEAAKTGYTILRLQRELTALQREHARLHTTVSTLRSPQRVERIATSELGMVPPRQRQLAAITIPPAMAAAPQPPAARSWQERVAGWLGWGEAQAHERRR; from the coding sequence ATGATCGCGCTCGACCGCCGTCCGCCCTCTCCGCCAGTGGTCCTGCCGGCCCGGCGGTCGCGGGAGCGCCCCCTCCCGCGCCGCCGGGTCCGGCGGTCCCCGATGGCCGCAGCGATGGTGGTGGCGGCCCTGGCGATCGCTCCCGCGCTCGGCTACGTCTGGCAACGGACGGAAGCGGCGAAGACCGGCTACACCATCCTTCGGCTCCAGCGCGAGCTCACCGCCCTGCAACGTGAGCACGCGCGCCTCCACACCACCGTCTCCACCCTTCGGTCGCCGCAGCGGGTCGAGCGCATCGCCACCTCCGAGCTCGGCATGGTGCCGCCCCGCCAGCGCCAGCTCGCCGCCATCACCATCCCTCCGGCCATGGCCGCCGCCCCGCAGCCACCCGCCGCCCGCTCCTGGCAGGAGCGGGTGGCGGGCTGGTTAGGGTGGGGTGAGGCGCAGGCGCACGAGCGCCGCAGGTGA
- a CDS encoding penicillin-binding protein 2, giving the protein MRRRAGVALCLAWLALAGLAARLVDLQVVEAGRLRRLALDQYLGALVLPPSRGRIFDRLGRPLATNVEAESVYAVPRAIRRPRAFAARVAPVLGVPAAEILRRLDPDLSFVWLKRKVPAETVQRLRALGLEEELGFLVEEQRRYPNGPLAAHVLGFVGIDNQGLAGVELQYDRVLRGREGRAVVGRDAVGRPLAGTERLDAVREDGRDLVLTLDQVIQHVVEAALDRALATTGARRAMALVMDPRTGEVLAMAARPAFDPARFDRVSPERWYNRPISEVLEPGSTFKLVTAAAALDTGRVQLQDRFGCPPFLQVGRHHIRDAHRSCRTTQTLDDIIRHSSNVGIAQVARRLGRPVLHTYIRRFGFGAPTGIDLPGEGAGIVRPPEEWRGPGLETIAFGQGISATPLQLLVGLSAIANDGVVLRPYVVRMVRDREGRVVEAAGPTAVRQVVRPEVARTLMRMLVRAVEDGTGRQAAIPGYTVAGKTGTAQKPAPGGGYLPGRYVASFLGFAPVPHPRLAALVLLDEPRGTYYGGAVAAPVFRDIAVRALWYLRIPPAPDDTLRPSPTVP; this is encoded by the coding sequence GTGCGCCGGCGGGCCGGCGTCGCGCTCTGCCTGGCCTGGCTGGCCCTGGCCGGCCTGGCCGCCCGCCTGGTCGACCTGCAGGTCGTCGAGGCCGGCCGCCTGCGCCGCCTCGCCCTCGACCAGTACCTGGGGGCGCTCGTGCTGCCCCCCAGCCGGGGCCGGATCTTCGACCGGCTGGGCCGCCCGTTGGCGACGAACGTCGAGGCCGAGTCCGTCTATGCCGTGCCGCGGGCGATCCGCCGGCCGCGGGCGTTCGCCGCCCGCGTGGCGCCCGTCCTCGGCGTGCCGGCGGCCGAGATCCTCCGCCGCCTCGACCCCGACCTGTCCTTCGTCTGGCTGAAGCGAAAGGTCCCCGCGGAGACGGTGCAGCGGCTGCGTGCGCTGGGGCTGGAGGAGGAGTTGGGCTTCCTCGTTGAGGAGCAGCGCCGCTACCCCAACGGTCCGCTGGCCGCCCACGTCCTGGGGTTCGTCGGCATCGACAACCAGGGGCTGGCCGGGGTGGAACTGCAGTACGACCGGGTCCTGCGGGGGCGCGAGGGGCGCGCCGTGGTGGGCCGCGACGCCGTCGGGCGGCCGCTGGCGGGCACGGAGCGCCTCGACGCGGTGCGCGAGGACGGTCGGGACCTCGTGCTCACGCTGGACCAGGTCATCCAGCACGTGGTCGAGGCCGCCCTCGACCGCGCCCTCGCCACGACGGGCGCCCGGCGGGCCATGGCGCTGGTGATGGACCCGCGGACGGGCGAGGTGCTGGCCATGGCCGCGCGCCCAGCCTTCGATCCGGCGCGCTTCGACCGGGTCTCCCCGGAGCGCTGGTACAACCGCCCCATCAGCGAGGTGCTGGAGCCGGGCTCGACCTTCAAGCTGGTCACGGCGGCGGCGGCCCTCGACACGGGCCGTGTGCAGCTGCAGGACCGCTTCGGCTGCCCGCCGTTCCTCCAGGTGGGGCGCCACCACATCCGGGACGCCCACCGCTCCTGCCGGACGACCCAGACCCTCGACGACATCATCCGCCACAGCAGCAACGTCGGCATCGCGCAGGTCGCCCGGCGCCTCGGCCGGCCGGTGCTGCACACCTATATCCGGCGGTTCGGTTTCGGAGCTCCAACCGGCATCGACCTGCCCGGCGAGGGTGCGGGGATCGTGCGGCCGCCGGAGGAGTGGCGCGGACCCGGCCTGGAGACCATCGCCTTCGGCCAGGGCATTTCAGCGACCCCCCTGCAGCTGCTGGTCGGGCTCTCGGCCATCGCCAATGACGGCGTCGTGCTGCGTCCCTACGTCGTCCGCATGGTGCGGGACCGGGAGGGGCGCGTGGTGGAGGCGGCGGGTCCGACGGCCGTCAGGCAGGTGGTGCGGCCGGAGGTGGCGCGCACGCTGATGCGCATGCTGGTGCGGGCGGTCGAGGACGGCACCGGGAGGCAGGCGGCCATCCCCGGCTACACCGTGGCGGGGAAGACCGGCACGGCGCAAAAGCCAGCCCCCGGAGGTGGCTACCTGCCGGGGCGTTACGTCGCTTCCTTCCTGGGCTTCGCCCCGGTGCCGCACCCGCGCCTGGCGGCGCTCGTCCTCCTCGACGAGCCCCGGGGCACGTACTACGGTGGCGCGGTGGCGGCCCCGGTTTTCCGCGACATCGCCGTCAGAGCGCTGTGGTACCTGCGCATCCCGCCCGCGCCCGACGACACGCTGCGCCCGTCACCAACCGTGCCGTAA
- a CDS encoding PAS domain S-box protein — MPGPQSSLAGAFLRLVRRRVPYLLLMAGALALTAHLGWLAIPPGPLLALLAAATVASLLGRLWSDARPSTGRLHARIAIQTLAATMVIYATGWGPTLAFAYLYAATENIALEGSRAVWPSIAWTVLWLVAGQVAVASGLVPVLLPHVHGVALLAGLGVAVAIRLVGAAARRAERAQAEVRRSEQQYRGLFEGHPLPMWVFDAETLQLLAVNDAALAQYGYAREAILGTPLHALWPPEAVERVHRSPVPEPGRPVGCFRLPRCDGSPVEAEVTVHEVTFASRPARLVAALDVTERVRAEAQLRTLSQAVEQSPTVVVITDRDDRIEYVNPRFTEVTGYRPDEVQGRDAGRLWVLPPSALEAIRRTLAAGGTWRGEVLARRRSGEPYWERVTAAPIRDAAGGVTGFVRVAEDVTERRRAEEELQRLYAELEARVADRTRQLEAANRALQAREQELDESKRVAERASLAKSEFLSRMSHELRTPLNAMLGFAQLLRREPLSPEQQEAVDHILQAGRHLLDLITEILDVTRIEAGRLAISREPVPVAEVAQECVDLIAPAARERQVRLAVDAPADRTLHVLGDRQRLRQVLLNLLSNGVKYNRPAGDLTLAWYPVAVDRLRIEVRDTGPGIPRERQADLFKAFERLGVDQQHVEGMGLGLALSRGLVELMGGRIGVESEVGRGSTFWVELPLVPAPAERLGRRRERAEPRAAPEVTEWYRAVALLYIEDNLSNLELVQRLLAPQRRVRLLTAGTGELGVELARQYLPDLILLDLHLPDLPGREVLRRLREHPETAGIPVVVISADATRQRAEELLAAGARAYLTKPVDLDRLLRVIAEVCTPSWARSTS, encoded by the coding sequence GTGCCGGGACCGCAGAGTTCGCTGGCCGGAGCCTTCCTGCGCCTGGTCCGCCGCAGGGTCCCCTACCTGCTGCTCATGGCGGGCGCTCTGGCCCTCACCGCGCACCTGGGCTGGCTCGCTATCCCGCCCGGCCCGCTGCTGGCGCTGCTGGCGGCCGCCACCGTCGCCTCGCTGCTCGGGCGGCTCTGGTCCGACGCCCGTCCCTCCACCGGACGCCTCCACGCACGGATCGCCATCCAGACCCTCGCTGCCACCATGGTCATCTACGCCACCGGGTGGGGACCCACCCTCGCCTTCGCCTACCTCTACGCGGCCACGGAGAACATCGCGCTCGAAGGGAGCCGCGCCGTCTGGCCGTCGATCGCCTGGACGGTGCTGTGGCTGGTCGCGGGGCAGGTGGCGGTGGCATCGGGCCTCGTCCCCGTCCTCCTGCCCCACGTGCACGGGGTGGCCCTGCTGGCCGGGCTGGGCGTGGCGGTGGCCATCCGCCTGGTCGGCGCCGCCGCCCGCCGCGCCGAGCGCGCCCAGGCGGAGGTGCGCCGCTCCGAGCAGCAGTACCGCGGTCTCTTCGAGGGGCACCCCCTGCCCATGTGGGTCTTCGACGCGGAGACCCTCCAGCTGCTCGCCGTGAACGACGCCGCGCTGGCGCAGTACGGGTATGCGCGCGAGGCGATCCTGGGGACGCCGCTCCACGCGCTCTGGCCGCCGGAGGCGGTGGAGCGGGTGCACCGGTCGCCGGTGCCGGAGCCCGGCCGGCCGGTGGGGTGCTTCCGGCTGCCGCGTTGCGACGGGTCGCCGGTGGAGGCGGAGGTGACGGTGCACGAGGTGACGTTCGCCAGCCGACCGGCCCGCCTCGTCGCCGCCCTGGACGTCACCGAGCGCGTCCGCGCCGAGGCGCAGTTGCGGACCCTCTCCCAGGCGGTGGAGCAGAGCCCCACCGTCGTCGTCATCACCGACCGCGACGACCGCATCGAGTACGTGAACCCCCGCTTCACGGAGGTCACCGGCTACCGCCCCGACGAGGTGCAGGGGCGTGACGCCGGCCGCCTGTGGGTGCTGCCCCCGAGCGCCCTGGAGGCGATCCGCCGCACGCTTGCCGCCGGCGGCACGTGGCGCGGCGAGGTGCTGGCACGCCGGCGCAGCGGGGAGCCGTACTGGGAGCGCGTGACCGCGGCGCCGATCCGCGACGCCGCCGGCGGGGTGACCGGCTTCGTCCGGGTGGCCGAGGACGTCACGGAGCGGCGGCGGGCCGAGGAGGAGCTGCAGCGACTCTACGCCGAGCTGGAAGCCCGCGTGGCCGACCGGACCCGCCAGCTCGAGGCGGCGAACCGCGCCCTGCAGGCGCGCGAGCAGGAGCTGGACGAGTCGAAGCGCGTGGCCGAGCGCGCCAGCCTGGCGAAGAGCGAGTTCCTCTCCCGGATGAGCCACGAGCTGCGCACTCCGCTCAACGCCATGCTGGGGTTCGCCCAGCTCCTCCGGCGCGAGCCGCTCTCCCCCGAGCAGCAGGAAGCGGTCGACCACATCCTCCAGGCAGGGCGTCACCTGCTCGACCTGATCACCGAGATCCTGGACGTCACCCGCATCGAGGCCGGGCGACTCGCCATCTCCCGGGAGCCCGTCCCCGTGGCGGAGGTGGCGCAGGAGTGCGTGGACCTGATCGCCCCCGCGGCCCGGGAGCGGCAGGTCCGCCTGGCCGTCGACGCGCCGGCCGACCGCACCCTGCACGTCCTGGGGGACCGGCAACGGCTGCGCCAGGTGCTGCTGAACCTCCTCTCCAACGGGGTGAAGTACAACCGCCCGGCGGGCGACCTCACCCTGGCCTGGTACCCCGTCGCCGTGGACCGGCTCCGCATCGAGGTCCGGGACACCGGCCCCGGCATCCCCCGCGAGCGGCAGGCCGACCTCTTCAAGGCCTTCGAGCGCCTGGGCGTGGACCAGCAGCACGTGGAGGGGATGGGGCTGGGGCTGGCCCTCTCCCGCGGGCTCGTCGAGCTCATGGGCGGGCGCATCGGGGTGGAGAGCGAGGTGGGCCGCGGCTCCACCTTCTGGGTGGAGCTCCCGCTGGTGCCGGCTCCCGCCGAGCGCCTGGGGCGGCGGCGGGAGCGGGCGGAGCCGCGCGCCGCTCCGGAGGTGACCGAATGGTACCGGGCGGTCGCGCTGCTCTACATCGAGGACAACCTCTCGAACCTCGAACTCGTCCAGCGCCTGCTCGCCCCGCAGCGGCGCGTCCGCCTCCTCACCGCGGGCACCGGGGAGCTGGGGGTGGAGCTGGCCCGGCAGTACCTGCCAGACCTCATCCTCCTGGACCTGCACCTCCCCGACCTGCCGGGGCGCGAGGTGCTCCGCCGCTTGCGGGAGCACCCGGAGACGGCAGGGATCCCGGTGGTGGTCATCAGCGCCGACGCCACGCGCCAGCGGGCGGAAGAGCTGCTGGCCGCGGGGGCCCGGGCCTACCTGACCAAGCCGGTGGACCTCGACCGGCTTCTGCGCGTGATCGCGGAGGTCTGCACGCCGTCATGGGCGCGGAGCACGAGCTGA
- a CDS encoding response regulator, which produces MGAEHELSDAGILIVDDSPANVALLEVILEQHGYRNVRSTTSSHLALPLFTQAQPDLVLLDLHMPPPDGFTLMEEMLQRAGPDTYLPILVITGDLTQEVKERALARGAKDFLTKPYEPTEVALRIRNLLETRRLHLTLKRTNEWLEAKVRERTLALELAQIETIERLALAAEYRDDQTGQHARRVGRTAERLARALGLGEGRAAIIGVAAQLHDIGKIGIPDSILLKPGPLTPDEMELMKLHTTIGARILSGSSSPLLITAETIALTHHERWDGLGYPRGLRGEEIPVEGRIVAVADAFDALTSPRPHRAPLGPREAWDALLGGAGRQWDPRIVETLARVLEEEGT; this is translated from the coding sequence ATGGGCGCGGAGCACGAGCTGAGCGACGCCGGCATCCTGATCGTCGACGACAGCCCGGCCAACGTCGCCCTGCTGGAGGTCATCCTGGAGCAGCACGGCTACCGGAACGTCCGCAGCACCACCAGCTCGCACCTGGCCCTGCCGCTCTTCACCCAGGCCCAACCCGACCTGGTGCTGCTGGACCTGCACATGCCCCCGCCCGACGGCTTCACCCTGATGGAGGAGATGCTGCAGCGGGCGGGGCCGGACACCTACCTCCCCATCCTGGTGATCACCGGCGACCTGACCCAGGAGGTGAAGGAGCGGGCCCTGGCCCGGGGGGCCAAGGACTTCCTGACCAAGCCCTACGAGCCCACGGAGGTGGCGCTGCGCATCCGCAACCTGCTGGAGACCCGCCGGCTCCACCTGACGCTGAAGCGGACGAACGAGTGGCTGGAGGCCAAGGTGCGGGAGCGGACCCTCGCGCTGGAGCTGGCCCAGATCGAGACCATCGAGCGACTGGCGCTGGCGGCCGAGTACCGGGACGACCAAACCGGCCAGCACGCCCGCCGGGTGGGCCGCACCGCGGAGCGCCTGGCCCGGGCGCTGGGGCTGGGGGAGGGCCGGGCGGCCATCATCGGGGTCGCCGCCCAGCTCCACGACATCGGCAAGATCGGGATCCCCGACAGCATCCTGCTGAAACCGGGGCCCCTCACCCCCGACGAGATGGAGCTGATGAAGCTGCACACGACCATCGGGGCGCGCATCCTGTCGGGCAGCTCTTCGCCGTTGCTCATCACGGCGGAGACGATCGCCCTCACGCACCACGAGCGGTGGGACGGGCTGGGCTACCCGCGCGGCCTGCGCGGGGAGGAGATCCCGGTGGAGGGGCGGATCGTCGCGGTGGCCGACGCCTTCGACGCGCTCACCTCGCCGCGTCCGCACCGGGCGCCGCTGGGGCCTCGGGAGGCCTGGGACGCGCTGCTGGGCGGGGCGGGCCGGCAGTGGGACCCGCGCATCGTGGAGACGCTGGCCCGCGTGCTGGAAGAGGAGGGGACGTAG
- a CDS encoding tetratricopeptide repeat protein — protein sequence MHTAPSAARDPGAPGGWSLALALQVVAFAAVAVLLVIGPRGTSLLTRTLEGADLFLTTALERGDGPEVRIAPPVIREPAALPMSQRVERQVPQDTPAAHRPSTGPASMASPPPARARKPAAAPSATAGRSASAHRSTRQAPAATPTAATLSPTQRRFQALMVDGRVLFRAGWFGPAVGRFRQATRLMPSDPEAWLWLGRAAFMAERHDEAREALRRAAALAPGTAFARDAATLLAQLP from the coding sequence ATGCACACGGCCCCGTCTGCGGCGAGAGACCCGGGAGCTCCGGGAGGGTGGAGCCTGGCGCTGGCCCTCCAGGTGGTGGCCTTCGCGGCGGTGGCCGTTCTGTTGGTGATAGGCCCGCGCGGGACCAGCCTCCTCACCCGCACGCTGGAGGGCGCCGACCTGTTCCTCACGACGGCCCTGGAGCGCGGCGACGGTCCCGAGGTGCGCATCGCCCCGCCCGTCATCCGGGAGCCGGCGGCGCTGCCGATGTCCCAGCGAGTGGAGCGCCAGGTCCCGCAGGACACCCCGGCGGCCCACCGCCCCTCCACCGGCCCGGCTTCGATGGCTTCTCCGCCACCGGCCCGGGCTCGGAAGCCCGCCGCGGCGCCCTCGGCGACGGCCGGCCGCAGCGCCTCCGCCCACAGGAGCACACGGCAGGCTCCAGCGGCCACGCCTACGGCCGCCACCCTCTCCCCCACGCAACGCCGCTTCCAGGCGCTGATGGTGGATGGCCGGGTCCTCTTCCGCGCCGGGTGGTTCGGCCCGGCCGTGGGCCGCTTCCGCCAGGCCACGCGCTTGATGCCCTCGGACCCCGAGGCGTGGTTGTGGCTGGGGCGGGCCGCCTTCATGGCGGAGCGGCACGACGAAGCGCGGGAGGCCCTCCGCCGCGCCGCGGCGCTGGCGCCCGGCACCGCCTTCGCCCGCGACGCCGCTACCCTCCTGGCCCAGCTCCCCTGA